A genomic segment from Paenibacillus sp. FSL K6-1096 encodes:
- a CDS encoding sensor domain-containing diguanylate cyclase, with amino-acid sequence MAEQRAYGDKDRDARMLLQVARPSGGKLEDPAAWLRETDIVPHDFPYAGGLIAESFREWQGQAVSSFAKSWSWCVLDYEGNWLDSASEFRQGRWKEKWEEAARGCLQTGNIEAVQILDGGEALMLLVLPVHTRRHGDVFAVLGCLMPLEQYDKGGRYAAEAMVLHFQTCFYNKFEYVFVSDLAGIQLHSERESSRRSLLFQIVQRMHDNIDVDAVLTEVIDSIAAMYPGAKLDLYMSQDHRSSHPQVKPLPLQWDGEDVCATAFKDGRVTLDHGHGDNGIVEVGLPLGGKQGVYGVFHMVMDKNSFHELDLSFLTMVADTAGTAFENAKLYERSNQLIRELRMSNELTQRLNQSLRLGDIFQFAFEELLAMFEADYCCILHKNEERGGLEVIACNYIPLLGKLLEEGQGLGSKVHISGEPLLLSDYKYAAGQTSALMDATGSRSLIATPLNVGGEVRGAIMLAHKQPHFFSYDSYRLLQAMAGHIGLAVGNARLHAEVRRLANRDTLTGLFARHYLDEEIKQRQSTDFCGTLVVVDIDQFKMVNDTYGHQKGDKILKQVSDIVKSSIRQGDVAARWGGEELAVYLPQLGVQQAVFVAERIRKRVMGETEPRVTVSCGIAEWSWTDERVSVESLFYRADMALYDAKNNGRNQVVIDNKLAENTAKNPWA; translated from the coding sequence ATGGCAGAGCAGAGGGCATACGGCGATAAAGACAGGGACGCCCGTATGCTGTTGCAGGTCGCCAGGCCATCCGGCGGTAAGCTTGAAGATCCTGCCGCCTGGCTGAGGGAAACGGACATTGTGCCTCACGATTTCCCCTATGCCGGGGGCTTGATCGCTGAGAGCTTCAGAGAATGGCAGGGACAGGCAGTCTCCTCCTTCGCGAAGTCCTGGAGCTGGTGTGTGCTTGATTATGAAGGGAATTGGCTGGATTCCGCTTCTGAATTCCGGCAGGGGCGCTGGAAAGAGAAGTGGGAGGAAGCGGCAAGAGGCTGCTTGCAGACGGGCAATATAGAGGCGGTTCAGATACTGGATGGCGGGGAAGCGTTGATGCTGCTGGTCCTGCCTGTACATACAAGGAGACACGGGGATGTCTTCGCTGTTCTGGGCTGCCTGATGCCCCTGGAGCAATATGACAAGGGCGGAAGGTATGCCGCAGAAGCGATGGTGCTCCATTTCCAGACCTGCTTCTATAACAAATTCGAGTATGTGTTTGTATCGGACCTTGCAGGCATTCAGCTGCATTCCGAGCGGGAGAGCAGCCGCCGGTCACTGCTTTTTCAGATTGTCCAGCGGATGCATGACAATATTGATGTGGATGCCGTGCTTACGGAGGTTATTGACAGCATTGCGGCGATGTATCCCGGGGCGAAGCTGGATCTGTATATGTCCCAGGACCACCGCAGCTCCCATCCGCAGGTCAAGCCGCTTCCGCTGCAATGGGACGGCGAGGATGTCTGCGCCACAGCCTTCAAGGATGGACGGGTAACCCTTGATCACGGGCATGGGGATAACGGGATCGTCGAGGTAGGCCTCCCGCTGGGCGGCAAGCAGGGAGTCTACGGGGTCTTTCACATGGTGATGGACAAGAACTCCTTTCATGAGCTGGATCTGAGCTTCCTGACCATGGTGGCGGATACGGCGGGAACCGCCTTCGAGAATGCGAAGCTGTATGAGCGCTCCAACCAGCTGATCCGGGAGCTGCGCATGAGCAATGAATTGACCCAGCGGCTCAACCAGAGCCTGCGGCTGGGTGACATCTTCCAGTTCGCCTTCGAGGAGCTGCTGGCAATGTTCGAGGCGGATTATTGCTGCATCCTGCATAAGAATGAAGAGCGGGGCGGACTTGAGGTTATCGCCTGCAACTATATACCGCTGCTGGGCAAGCTGCTGGAGGAAGGGCAGGGGCTGGGCAGCAAGGTCCATATCTCAGGGGAGCCGCTCCTGCTCTCCGATTATAAGTACGCAGCCGGCCAGACCTCGGCGCTTATGGACGCCACCGGTTCACGTTCCCTGATTGCAACTCCGCTTAACGTGGGCGGCGAGGTCCGCGGGGCGATTATGCTGGCCCACAAGCAGCCCCACTTCTTCTCCTATGACAGCTACAGGCTGCTGCAGGCCATGGCCGGTCACATCGGGCTGGCCGTAGGCAATGCCAGGCTTCATGCCGAAGTGCGGCGGCTGGCCAACCGCGACACCCTGACCGGACTCTTCGCCCGGCACTATCTGGATGAAGAGATCAAGCAGCGGCAGTCTACTGACTTCTGCGGGACTCTGGTCGTTGTGGACATTGACCAGTTCAAGATGGTCAACGACACCTATGGCCACCAGAAGGGGGACAAAATCCTGAAGCAGGTCAGCGACATCGTGAAATCCTCGATCCGCCAGGGCGATGTCGCCGCGAGGTGGGGCGGTGAGGAGCTTGCGGTGTATCTGCCCCAGCTTGGCGTCCAGCAGGCGGTCTTCGTGGCGGAGCGCATCCGCAAGCGTGTCATGGGAGAGACGGAGCCCCGCGTGACCGTATCCTGCGGCATTGCCGAGTGGAGCTGGACTGATGAACGGGTGAGCGTAGAGTCCCTGTTCTACCGCGCCGATATGGCGCTCTATGACGCCAAGAATAACGGGCGCAATCAGGTCGTGATCGACAACAAGCTGGCGGAGAATACCGCGAAGAACCCTTGGGCTTAG
- a CDS encoding DNA repair helicase XPB yields the protein MNTEATGSCITRSDRTVLLECAHPGYEEARAVLGGFAELVKSPPAYHTYRITPLSLWNAAAGGQNAASVLGQLHRLSRWGVPSGLEEEIELLMSRYGSLQLCMNESDPGQVTLSADTAGLLDELEGFRELKELGLVRAGECRSHCPKGNRGLLKQELTRLGYPVLDYAGYRDGQELRLAWKTAGGQEAGGGFGLRDYQQEAVRRFQGIAGEGGSGVVVLPCGAGKTMVGMGVLEKLQCETLILTSSTTSVEQWREELLQRTTLGPADVGRYTGEVREVRPVTVATYQMLTHRNSKGGAFVHMNLFNERNWGLIIYDEVHLLPAPVFRATADIQATRRLGLTATLVREDGREGDVFSLIGPRCYELPWKVLEKQGWIAAVDCIELVIPMPPDLRRRYIYAGAKEQFRLAAGNPVKAQAAARIAAAHPAARVLVIGQYLDQLEALAAELGAPLITGRTPQKERSALYAAFNEGRLPLLIVSKVANFAVNLPDASVAIEVSGAFGSRQEEAQRLGRILRPKPGENKAYFYTLVTGDSREQEFALRRRMFLTEQGYEYGVRLLEPQESREGAVQRWE from the coding sequence ATGAACACTGAAGCTACGGGTTCTTGCATTACCAGGAGCGACCGGACGGTTCTGCTGGAATGCGCCCATCCCGGCTATGAAGAAGCGCGTGCGGTGCTGGGCGGCTTCGCTGAACTGGTCAAAAGTCCGCCCGCTTACCACACTTACCGGATTACGCCGCTGTCTCTGTGGAATGCTGCAGCCGGAGGACAGAATGCGGCGTCCGTGCTCGGGCAGCTGCACAGGCTGTCGCGGTGGGGCGTCCCCTCCGGTCTTGAGGAGGAGATCGAGCTGCTGATGTCCCGGTACGGGAGCTTGCAGCTCTGCATGAATGAGAGCGATCCCGGGCAGGTTACGTTATCCGCTGATACCGCCGGGCTGCTGGATGAATTGGAGGGTTTCCGGGAGCTGAAGGAGCTGGGACTGGTGCGGGCGGGTGAATGCCGCAGCCATTGCCCCAAGGGGAACCGGGGGCTGCTGAAGCAGGAGCTGACGAGGCTCGGGTATCCGGTTCTCGATTATGCGGGATACCGGGACGGGCAGGAGCTGAGGCTGGCCTGGAAAACAGCAGGCGGACAGGAAGCAGGGGGCGGATTCGGCCTCCGCGATTATCAGCAGGAGGCAGTCCGCCGGTTCCAGGGGATTGCCGGAGAAGGCGGCAGCGGTGTTGTTGTGCTGCCCTGCGGCGCAGGCAAGACGATGGTCGGTATGGGTGTTCTGGAGAAGCTGCAATGCGAGACGCTGATTCTTACCTCCAGCACCACCTCCGTGGAGCAATGGCGGGAGGAGCTGCTTCAGCGGACTACGCTTGGCCCGGCTGATGTCGGGAGATATACCGGCGAGGTCCGCGAGGTGCGGCCGGTCACCGTGGCTACCTATCAGATGCTGACCCATAGAAATTCCAAAGGCGGAGCGTTCGTCCACATGAATCTGTTCAACGAACGGAATTGGGGCCTGATTATCTATGATGAGGTCCATCTGCTTCCGGCCCCCGTCTTCCGGGCGACCGCTGACATTCAGGCTACGCGGCGGCTGGGACTGACCGCCACGCTGGTCCGGGAGGACGGGCGGGAGGGGGATGTATTCTCCCTGATCGGCCCGAGGTGCTACGAGCTGCCCTGGAAGGTGCTGGAGAAGCAAGGGTGGATTGCCGCCGTCGATTGCATCGAGCTGGTGATCCCGATGCCGCCGGACCTGCGCCGGCGGTACATCTATGCCGGTGCGAAGGAGCAGTTCCGCCTGGCGGCGGGGAATCCCGTGAAGGCGCAGGCAGCCGCGCGGATCGCAGCCGCTCATCCTGCGGCAAGGGTGCTGGTGATTGGCCAGTATCTTGACCAGCTGGAGGCGCTGGCTGCGGAGCTGGGTGCTCCGCTGATTACAGGCCGAACCCCGCAGAAGGAGCGCAGCGCGCTGTACGCCGCCTTCAACGAGGGGCGTCTGCCGCTGCTGATCGTCTCCAAGGTGGCTAATTTCGCCGTGAATCTGCCGGATGCATCGGTGGCGATTGAGGTCTCCGGGGCCTTCGGCTCCCGCCAGGAGGAAGCGCAGCGGCTGGGCCGCATCCTGCGCCCGAAGCCTGGGGAGAACAAAGCTTATTTCTATACACTGGTCACAGGTGACAGCCGCGAGCAGGAGTTCGCTCTGCGCCGCCGGATGTTCCTGACCGAGCAGGGCTATGAATACGGGGTCCGGCTGCTGGAGCCTCAGGAATCCCGGGAAGGAGCTGTTCAGAGATGGGAGTAA
- a CDS encoding amidohydrolase gives MMERLTAEELLPDMVNWRRHLHRHPELSYQEKETSAYVAARLGELGIEVRRSGAGYGLTGILKGRGSGSTVVLRADMDALAITEESGREYASEHPGVMHACGHDGHTAMLLAAAAYYSARREELRGEIRFLFQPAEEVCPGGAVGMIAEGVLEGADAVYGLHLWTPLPIGTVGSAPGPLMASADEFFIELTGKGGHGGMPHRTVDSIVAGAALVTALQSIVSRNVDPLRPAVVSVGTIQGGSAQNIIAERCRITGTVRAFDEETRQLIRRRIEEITASIAAAHGAEASVDYMMGYPPLVNDEAEYRRFARVAPQALGEGAQVILMEKIMPAEDFSYYVKEIPGCFIFVGAGNSDKNAVYPHHHSRFDFDEDAMLSGLKLLIAMADSRLNEDQSL, from the coding sequence ATGATGGAGAGGTTAACGGCAGAGGAGCTGCTTCCGGATATGGTGAACTGGCGGCGTCATCTGCACCGCCATCCGGAGCTGTCTTACCAGGAGAAAGAGACTTCCGCCTATGTTGCAGCCAGACTGGGTGAGCTGGGAATCGAGGTCAGACGCAGCGGGGCGGGGTATGGGCTGACGGGCATCCTCAAAGGCCGCGGGTCCGGCAGCACAGTAGTCCTGCGCGCGGATATGGATGCACTGGCGATTACAGAAGAGAGCGGCCGGGAATACGCCTCGGAGCATCCGGGCGTGATGCACGCCTGCGGGCATGACGGGCATACAGCCATGCTGCTTGCCGCCGCTGCGTATTACAGCGCCCGCCGGGAGGAGCTGAGAGGCGAGATCCGCTTCCTGTTCCAGCCGGCGGAGGAGGTCTGCCCCGGCGGTGCGGTAGGTATGATTGCCGAGGGCGTGCTGGAGGGGGCTGATGCTGTCTACGGGCTGCATCTGTGGACACCGCTGCCTATCGGGACCGTGGGCAGTGCGCCGGGTCCGCTGATGGCCTCCGCCGATGAGTTCTTCATTGAGCTGACCGGGAAGGGCGGACACGGCGGGATGCCTCACCGCACTGTGGACAGTATTGTGGCCGGAGCGGCGCTGGTCACCGCGCTGCAGAGCATTGTCAGCCGCAATGTCGACCCGCTGCGGCCGGCGGTAGTCAGCGTAGGCACGATACAGGGCGGCTCGGCCCAGAATATTATTGCCGAGCGCTGCCGCATTACCGGAACGGTGCGGGCCTTCGATGAGGAGACACGGCAGCTGATCCGCCGCAGAATTGAAGAGATTACAGCTTCTATTGCAGCGGCACACGGAGCGGAAGCGAGCGTTGATTACATGATGGGCTATCCGCCGCTCGTGAACGATGAAGCGGAATACAGGCGTTTTGCCCGGGTTGCACCGCAAGCGCTGGGGGAAGGCGCGCAGGTAATCTTAATGGAGAAGATCATGCCTGCTGAAGACTTCTCTTATTATGTGAAGGAGATTCCCGGCTGCTTCATCTTCGTGGGCGCCGGCAATTCTGACAAGAACGCTGTCTACCCTCATCATCACAGCCGCTTTGATTTCGATGAGGATGCCATGCTGAGCGGTCTTAAGCTGCTGATTGCAATGGCTGATTCCCGGCTGAATGAAGACCAGTCCTTATAA
- a CDS encoding CBS domain-containing protein, giving the protein MKTVKEVMTAHPVSVTLLDNIYEVAVKMKDSGTGFIPVVDSSDGATLIGVITDRDLVIRGYADKHSGSTAVETVMTREVISVAESASVDEAAELMASRQIRRIPVTRDKKLTGIVSLGDLAVKRIFADEAAEALSEISQRPLH; this is encoded by the coding sequence TTGAAGACAGTCAAAGAGGTGATGACCGCACATCCGGTGTCGGTTACACTGCTGGACAATATCTATGAGGTTGCCGTCAAAATGAAGGATAGCGGGACAGGGTTTATTCCGGTAGTCGATTCATCTGACGGGGCCACGCTGATCGGAGTCATTACCGACCGCGATCTGGTGATCCGGGGGTATGCGGACAAGCATTCCGGCTCGACCGCAGTGGAAACCGTCATGACCCGGGAGGTTATTTCGGTCGCGGAATCTGCTTCAGTCGATGAGGCTGCCGAGCTGATGGCTTCCCGGCAGATCCGCCGGATTCCGGTGACCAGGGACAAGAAGCTGACCGGAATCGTGTCGCTTGGCGACCTGGCCGTGAAGCGTATCTTCGCGGATGAAGCTGCCGAGGCGCTGAGTGAAATCTCGCAGCGGCCGCTGCATTGA
- a CDS encoding aminopeptidase produces MNDPRIQKLAANLVGYSVNVQPGENVLVEMIGSERDLIKAVVEEVGKAGGNAFVQLTDRTVLRSMLKYATPEGMKAWAEIDLNRMKQMDCYIGIRAGENVNDLADVPEENMKLYNSLYSHPVHSEQRVKHTKWVVLRYPNASMAQLANTSTEAFEDFYFEVCNLDYAKMDKAQDALADLMRRTDKVRITGPGTDLSFSIKGIGAEKCSGQKNIPDGEVYSAPVRDSVNGTISYNAASIYNGITFENVKFTFANGRIVEASSNDTVRLKEILDSDEGARHIGEFAIGFNPYILHPMKDILFDEKIAGSLHFTPGQAYDVTDNGNRSSIHWDLVLIQRPDYGGGEIYFDDVLIRKDGIFVVPELEGLNPENLK; encoded by the coding sequence ATGAATGATCCCCGAATTCAAAAGCTTGCGGCGAACCTGGTCGGTTACTCCGTAAATGTGCAGCCCGGCGAGAATGTGCTCGTCGAGATGATCGGCAGTGAGCGCGATCTGATCAAAGCGGTTGTGGAGGAAGTCGGCAAAGCCGGCGGTAACGCCTTCGTACAGCTGACCGACCGCACTGTTCTGCGCAGTATGCTTAAATATGCCACACCTGAAGGAATGAAGGCCTGGGCAGAGATCGATCTGAACCGGATGAAGCAGATGGACTGCTATATCGGTATCCGTGCCGGTGAGAATGTCAATGATCTGGCGGATGTGCCGGAAGAGAATATGAAGCTCTACAATTCCCTCTACTCCCACCCGGTACATAGCGAGCAGCGCGTCAAGCACACGAAATGGGTGGTCCTGCGTTATCCTAACGCCAGCATGGCCCAGCTTGCCAATACGAGCACTGAAGCGTTTGAGGACTTCTATTTCGAAGTATGCAACCTCGATTATGCCAAAATGGACAAGGCTCAGGATGCGCTGGCTGACCTGATGCGCAGAACGGACAAGGTGCGGATTACCGGGCCCGGAACAGATCTCAGCTTCTCGATTAAAGGCATCGGTGCGGAGAAATGCTCGGGCCAGAAGAACATCCCGGACGGAGAGGTGTACAGCGCGCCTGTGCGTGATTCCGTTAACGGAACGATCAGCTATAATGCTGCGTCGATCTACAACGGCATAACCTTTGAGAATGTAAAATTCACCTTTGCGAACGGCCGGATCGTTGAGGCCTCCAGCAATGATACGGTGCGGCTGAAGGAGATTCTGGATTCCGACGAAGGCGCGCGCCATATCGGCGAGTTCGCCATCGGCTTCAATCCTTACATTCTGCATCCGATGAAGGATATTCTGTTCGATGAGAAGATCGCGGGCAGCCTGCACTTTACCCCGGGCCAGGCTTATGATGTAACCGATAACGGCAACCGTTCGTCCATTCACTGGGATCTGGTGCTCATTCAGCGCCCGGATTACGGCGGCGGCGAGATCTATTTCGACGATGTGCTGATCCGCAAGGATGGAATTTTTGTCGTGCCGGAGCTGGAAGGTCTAAACCCTGAGAATTTGAAATAA
- a CDS encoding YugN family protein, with protein sequence MIFENTGLEGLKSDLQYLDESATKAGFIRWQWEYYRATYDCKIEDRQNGGDYFLRINTRAVEGKLEKADAVLAIEAVYLGKATFPHGVEYDSPVPGPVLDSAHKHINDLKALLEA encoded by the coding sequence ATGATATTTGAGAACACGGGCCTCGAAGGGTTGAAGAGCGACCTTCAATACCTCGACGAGAGTGCAACCAAAGCCGGATTCATCAGATGGCAATGGGAATACTACCGCGCCACTTACGACTGCAAAATAGAAGACCGCCAGAACGGCGGCGACTACTTCCTGCGGATCAACACCCGCGCGGTGGAAGGCAAGCTGGAGAAGGCGGATGCTGTGCTGGCTATTGAAGCCGTTTATCTGGGTAAAGCAACCTTCCCCCATGGCGTGGAGTATGACTCTCCGGTTCCCGGGCCGGTGCTGGATTCGGCGCACAAGCATATCAATGATTTGAAAGCGCTGCTGGAAGCTTGA
- a CDS encoding HPr family phosphocarrier protein, whose amino-acid sequence MSNNAAIVDIAQTASQFNSSIVLQADNKYIDVKSILGLFTTLVSSQSYELHVHGTDAEEAKKAMSEVFAKHNLKFTVVAE is encoded by the coding sequence ATGTCCAACAATGCGGCAATCGTGGATATTGCACAAACGGCAAGCCAGTTTAATTCATCTATCGTTCTTCAAGCGGACAACAAGTACATTGATGTGAAGAGCATCCTTGGCTTGTTCACTACCCTGGTATCCAGCCAAAGCTATGAGCTGCATGTACACGGCACAGATGCCGAGGAAGCGAAGAAAGCCATGAGCGAAGTATTTGCCAAGCACAATCTGAAATTTACAGTGGTTGCAGAGTAA
- the rpsD gene encoding 30S ribosomal protein S4, whose protein sequence is MARYTGPKFKLSRRLGISLSGTGKDLKRPFPPGQHGANQRRKVSNYGMQLLEKQKLRHMYGLGEKQFKTLFTKAQKLQGIAGENFMFLLESRLDNLVYRLGFANSRAGARQLVSHGHVTVNGKKVDIASYRVSVGDVIGLRERSRSMTSIKEALENRNHLPAYLEYAEGSFEGKYIRLPERAELSQDIDEKQIVEFYNR, encoded by the coding sequence ATGGCACGTTACACCGGACCTAAGTTCAAACTCAGCCGCCGTCTGGGCATTTCCCTGAGCGGTACAGGCAAAGACCTGAAGCGCCCTTTCCCACCAGGACAACACGGCGCTAACCAACGCAGAAAAGTAAGTAACTACGGAATGCAGCTGCTCGAGAAGCAGAAGCTGCGCCACATGTACGGCCTTGGCGAAAAGCAGTTCAAAACGCTGTTCACCAAAGCACAGAAGCTTCAAGGTATCGCGGGCGAAAACTTCATGTTCCTGCTTGAGAGCCGCCTGGACAACCTGGTTTACCGTCTTGGATTCGCCAACTCCCGTGCAGGCGCACGTCAGCTGGTATCCCATGGCCACGTAACCGTTAACGGCAAAAAGGTTGACATCGCTTCTTACCGCGTAAGCGTGGGCGACGTTATCGGACTTCGCGAAAGAAGCCGCAGCATGACTTCGATCAAAGAAGCTCTGGAGAACCGCAATCACCTTCCAGCTTACCTGGAATATGCAGAAGGATCGTTCGAAGGCAAATACATCCGTTTGCCTGAACGCGCTGAGCTGTCCCAGGATATCGATGAGAAGCAGATCGTCGAGTTCT
- a CDS encoding Asp23/Gls24 family envelope stress response protein: protein MAEQLQLEKGNIRISNDVVSKIAGLAALETPGIAAMSGGLSEGWAKRLSGKNVQKGVTVEVGQLEAAVDLRIIVLYETPIHEVCRMLQQNVREAVESMTGLHIVEVNVKVEGVAFKNDEIS from the coding sequence ATGGCAGAACAGCTTCAACTTGAAAAGGGAAATATACGGATTTCGAATGACGTTGTCTCTAAGATTGCCGGCTTGGCCGCGCTGGAGACTCCCGGAATTGCCGCCATGTCTGGCGGTTTGTCAGAGGGCTGGGCCAAGCGCCTGAGCGGCAAGAATGTGCAGAAGGGCGTGACCGTTGAAGTCGGCCAGCTGGAAGCGGCAGTGGATCTGCGCATTATTGTCCTGTATGAGACGCCGATTCATGAGGTGTGCCGCATGCTTCAGCAGAATGTCCGTGAGGCCGTGGAGAGTATGACCGGACTCCACATCGTAGAGGTTAATGTGAAGGTGGAGGGCGTAGCGTTCAAGAACGACGAGATTTCTTAA
- the cax gene encoding calcium/proton exchanger — MKKWISPALLAVTFILSAIGHYADWDHTLQFILSAIAVVFVAGFLGRATESVAHYAGQRLGGFLNATFGNAAELIIAFFLVKEGLFDMVKASLTGSIIGNLLLVLGLSIFAGGMKFKIQNFNATLAGLNGSLMIVAVIALFVPAMFFNTHSITEKDTEVLSLVVAGLLIAAYMAWLVFSMITHKKYLADVTDDNAEELPNEHAPVWSRNRSILYLIIATVMVAFVSEWLVGTLETLTERFGFSELFVGAFLVAIIGNAAEHSAAIMLAMKNKIGAAVEIAVGSSLQIALFVAPVLIFASYFMGNTMSIVFTTIEIVAIAVSVFIAKSIIQDGATNWYEGLLLLAVYMILGVSFYLV, encoded by the coding sequence TTGAAAAAATGGATCTCACCGGCGCTGCTGGCCGTCACCTTCATCCTCAGCGCCATAGGGCATTATGCTGATTGGGATCATACCCTTCAGTTCATATTGTCCGCTATTGCGGTCGTCTTCGTGGCCGGCTTCCTCGGCCGGGCGACAGAGAGCGTAGCCCACTATGCCGGACAGCGGCTGGGAGGCTTCCTGAACGCGACCTTCGGCAATGCGGCCGAGCTGATCATCGCCTTCTTCCTGGTGAAGGAAGGGCTGTTCGACATGGTCAAGGCAAGTCTGACCGGCTCGATTATCGGCAACCTGCTGCTGGTGCTCGGGCTGAGCATTTTTGCCGGGGGCATGAAGTTCAAGATTCAGAATTTCAATGCGACCCTTGCCGGCCTGAACGGCTCGCTGATGATCGTCGCGGTCATTGCCCTGTTCGTTCCCGCCATGTTCTTCAACACCCATTCCATCACCGAGAAGGACACGGAGGTGCTGAGCCTTGTCGTCGCCGGGCTGCTGATTGCCGCATACATGGCCTGGCTGGTCTTCTCCATGATTACCCACAAGAAGTATCTGGCCGATGTCACGGATGACAATGCTGAAGAGCTGCCGAATGAACATGCGCCCGTCTGGTCCCGGAACCGCTCCATCCTCTATCTGATTATTGCTACTGTGATGGTCGCATTCGTCAGTGAATGGCTGGTCGGCACACTGGAGACCCTTACGGAACGGTTCGGCTTCAGCGAGCTGTTCGTCGGCGCATTCCTGGTGGCAATCATCGGTAATGCGGCTGAACACAGCGCAGCGATTATGCTGGCTATGAAGAACAAGATCGGCGCGGCCGTAGAGATTGCCGTGGGAAGCAGTCTGCAGATCGCCCTGTTCGTGGCCCCGGTGCTGATCTTCGCCAGCTATTTCATGGGCAACACAATGTCCATCGTCTTCACCACCATTGAGATCGTAGCCATTGCCGTATCGGTGTTCATCGCCAAGTCGATTATCCAGGATGGGGCAACCAACTGGTATGAAGGCCTTCTCCTGCTTGCGGTGTACATGATTCTAGGGGTATCGTTCTACCTTGTATAA
- a CDS encoding YlaN family protein yields MTSSDLQEQLNLKAINLLQEDADKIQKLIEVQMENLATRYCPLYEEVLDTQMYGFSREVDFAVRAGLVPELTGKQVLSELERNLAVLYEALNKKAEEREM; encoded by the coding sequence ATGACTTCATCGGATTTGCAGGAACAGCTTAACCTCAAAGCGATTAATCTTCTACAGGAAGATGCTGATAAAATTCAGAAGCTTATCGAAGTACAGATGGAGAACCTGGCAACCCGTTACTGCCCTCTCTATGAGGAAGTGCTGGATACCCAGATGTATGGCTTCTCCAGAGAGGTTGACTTTGCGGTCAGGGCGGGTCTGGTGCCGGAGCTGACCGGCAAGCAGGTGCTGAGCGAGCTGGAGCGCAATCTTGCTGTACTGTATGAGGCACTGAATAAGAAGGCTGAAGAGCGGGAGATGTAG
- the ftsW gene encoding putative lipid II flippase FtsW, whose amino-acid sequence MKAKPAAKSSLPKRGTPDFQLLILTLLFVGFGLLMVFSSSSSLTLANKLFSYNAFFFVKRQLVWAVLGTFIMFIVMNIHYSKFKKWYAPIFVITLILLLFVATTEGINGAKSWMSIGTLGIQPTELAKLSIILYLAALITKKGERLRDLRTGYIPVMIIVGIVAGLIMMQPDFGSCMILVATSGLVIYAGGASMKHIMGSIGLLILGVALVMGAKTAIDSLSPHTEKAEAKQDYRQGRIEAFLNPEKNADGTGYQIMQSLIALGEGGTQGSGFGKSIQKLHYLPYPYTDFIFSVIGEELGFVGTAIFLLLYLYFIWRGILISLRCTDPFGTLVGIGIMGLIAIQAFINIGGVTNTIPLTGVTLPFISYGGSSLLVTMLCMGIMLSISRETNRPAKEEVVKSVTTVRQVRANRRAR is encoded by the coding sequence ATGAAGGCAAAGCCCGCTGCCAAATCCAGCCTTCCCAAGCGGGGAACGCCTGATTTCCAGCTCCTTATTCTGACCCTGCTGTTCGTTGGCTTCGGGCTGCTGATGGTGTTCAGCTCCAGCTCCAGCCTGACACTGGCCAACAAGCTGTTCAGCTATAACGCATTCTTTTTCGTCAAACGCCAATTGGTCTGGGCCGTGCTGGGAACCTTCATCATGTTCATTGTGATGAATATCCACTACAGCAAATTCAAGAAATGGTACGCTCCAATCTTCGTCATCACCTTGATCCTGCTGCTGTTCGTTGCCACGACAGAGGGGATTAACGGCGCGAAGAGCTGGATGAGCATCGGGACCCTGGGGATTCAGCCTACCGAGCTGGCCAAGCTCTCGATCATCCTGTATCTGGCTGCCCTGATTACTAAGAAAGGCGAACGGCTGCGCGATTTGCGGACAGGGTATATCCCGGTCATGATCATCGTCGGCATCGTAGCCGGACTGATTATGATGCAGCCCGACTTTGGCTCCTGCATGATTCTTGTCGCTACCAGCGGACTGGTCATCTACGCCGGCGGTGCCAGCATGAAGCATATTATGGGCTCGATCGGCCTGCTGATTCTTGGCGTGGCGCTCGTCATGGGGGCCAAGACCGCCATTGACTCCCTGTCACCGCATACCGAGAAGGCAGAGGCGAAGCAGGATTACCGGCAAGGCCGGATTGAAGCCTTCCTTAACCCCGAGAAGAACGCCGATGGCACAGGCTATCAGATCATGCAATCCCTGATCGCCCTGGGTGAAGGCGGAACGCAAGGCTCCGGGTTCGGCAAGAGTATCCAGAAGCTTCACTACCTGCCTTATCCGTATACCGACTTTATCTTTTCTGTCATTGGCGAGGAGCTCGGCTTTGTGGGAACAGCAATCTTCCTGCTCCTCTACCTGTATTTCATCTGGAGAGGGATTCTGATCTCCCTAAGGTGTACCGATCCGTTCGGCACCCTGGTCGGCATCGGAATTATGGGACTGATCGCCATTCAAGCCTTCATCAACATCGGCGGGGTCACGAATACGATTCCGCTGACCGGGGTGACCCTGCCCTTCATCAGCTACGGCGGCTCCTCCCTGCTGGTTACCATGCTCTGTATGGGCATTATGCTCAGCATCTCCAGAGAGACCAACCGCCCGGCCAAGGAGGAAGTGGTGAAATCAGTGACCACCGTCCGTCAGGTTCGTGCCAATCGCCGTGCCCGTTAA